A part of Oncorhynchus masou masou isolate Uvic2021 chromosome 30, UVic_Omas_1.1, whole genome shotgun sequence genomic DNA contains:
- the LOC135523022 gene encoding LOW QUALITY PROTEIN: uncharacterized protein LOC135523022 (The sequence of the model RefSeq protein was modified relative to this genomic sequence to represent the inferred CDS: inserted 1 base in 1 codon; deleted 2 bases in 1 codon) translates to MSELLPATVEEALECVSVPTASTEIILELSAVPLESAASEEWELGQPEDAQKETHVDDVAASDRKNIPPKKNRMEPLKMDMSRPPKMVMPLTSSQISLQCLECHIIFSDHKSXERHLKQSHPAEYEQCMLGDALFACYVCDRHFTNSSDLMLHQRAHTEKTPFKCPICGEAFSRSSELTLHKKLHFGLYGYTCADCGKPCKTLTLLKYHRRTHTGERPYVCKECGKRFSMSKALQKHALAHLPEGMKGDVGGITPPTKAQLKKNSGTAVVKLSCSVCKATFKTAKTRLHHMKHKHNLCVTAPSSTTLAGQQVKLGQPIITQVHMGQPTFLHMEPLGPLHQVENIDTEQIRKLIESLGNVRKVNQVVILGQVLPHGQPLDLQWLQGKREHLQFRFTQPHFIELKKIGGGDTKSMGLEQAKPQCESLEPITTLEPVISDGQMETPLLSHTQEVAYAVPAEHAGLKQTHEGEMIPQQLLRQTGQAVEEENTMIQTVSVEEVFCHSETVELRETTEQSQTVVLEVTPSLIPTLELEQTQTDQQGLMSASSLPTFLFEQTSGQNLMVQEENISVPSLIPTVELKLRPLKTDQQEELSTSSLVPTVKFAQTPPGQTSQVGETARQMETLQLEQIYSSIGQTQQTGIGQRRSVEKPLLENTENDQQHILENPCEGKKQTSQEQLQTLIDKSASNNALNSRELQPCTQTSEIFPPPSETKAPQSSQLPVHLMSVQEFVKVRKRKQPNNSIVQGNMQQQTVEVKGEAAKRPRATKAHLVVKFGPKERPKNQKLPQPSKLLQKGDQIQDMNQMCVSAQPDKNLPLKVGKEKTVKRKNNISKSKIKSPSILCDPHVQQVLQVDEQVHQVKPGKKKVEKQKYVISETCSEQISAEPISEQEVITPPKPKKKKQQTIAQEDQPKKTKGQKMSKMGRKKNKPNVKASPKTEDMPDPEIKQQSLLLLKGHKQPQLKVYKLDASKAPQGQTDLHQDTHPIHKKKGPKSKQLKMLAAGGKRKVGRPKKNHTALSVLAPLKTTSHSSDTSPTKPKTRRKRKAQKVETEGLISGSHSPRALECKDCGERFSDVSSLQEHKAALHAVESPGLTYTNGNIFEGVSGSDLGPPPLKETEEVIENSLSQNTFGMQVASDWDMAVEMREVGLGERGERVSFPALNPSLSLPLAAALVEGGQKEREKNMNKTSEGMESFSHMAPDSTLSYSPPQVQFTYLAKSDKVQPLLSENLSPTHLTPIAPLHSCHQTGDTKSESQSNMNDTADALIPTVSGFEHLGPIEDEIKEELLLEVDLVTVGDGDQNEGEHQSSPHKDSSQNEGSSLHENSTHENNSTHALSAHAQIENVNRTVTTQNVQTKSCPSDPLEIKQEEEEIMVQMREVEKRGVGRRNYTKGRRRGVGRGRRGSATRKGREGVGMREIEPEKEIDECQVVYQLYSLNNDTEIKDEADVTTLHPGQSSPISLQTEIRSISEQNMLTAPCPSGSCISPLEEDPEDQVVFELESVTTSVVEVLKTEDGMVMKGVAGDQDDRDTGQSPGIILERFLTSRQSEAAVGENGVVLMVDLRGQEVKVEEKTSDLVPVPHTSHARHTVEQRGVRMYLLKQENNLVLNDPQVSQGQSQLNVEHSSTRQCIFYPVKEERELLDEPSQSEQGVPALVVPGEAKLNHPMERLSTTNPAVEEYEVNRRAAKLRSEINENGEGDLDFEQQDTEELVDFLLQNSDEVESEVVECSDPQPDLEAVVMACFHDSKNHPHCIQIIYQTTCQPQKARLIQYLWKGPRQGLATGNPLITSPSILWDAWAEIARCTNKVSHLSNAVSAKEVAQFVGIHIAMGTLKFPSLKLYWQDFTRVPLVADTMSASRFSQLSCKLQLASPAPAGDPLDTQEAGHSGNPDRPKEGDPTRNPLRALHTPANPTVGTTRGELDGSGHTLTRGHSQIQALSSKSVSAKSTTQTSTDPHSIWQRCGDMPSSQDCFSFKTDPLWRVRPLMDHVRAGCLMLRREGDHGVDQYPLPLTCRAVNNKRPSLHSTVLVRSDGLIIDFNLSLDLSNKEATVEKMVPRDGMVYLCKQELSTPAMLEHLLGSGVHGAGKVGGAKGQMGDEFVSSDGRLMLHRYHLGFILSTVGKAQQNMASLVDSFEKAQKATSLNRDLLNLYHSPLSASEPTSWPQAVLWYLTDLALVNSWMQYRQDHVPLPEPLNLMAFRLEVSKALILSSGSDTQDSAPPHPPQKLHSPGTAPDPGLLQDSPLPDMATQYDGSGHWPEQLGEGEGGRCRFGGCERLSRVRCLKCCVFLCISRNHNCFLNFHSQGTF, encoded by the exons ATGAGTGAACTGCTACCTGCCACAGTAGAAGAGGCTTTGGAGTGTGTCTCAGTCCCCACAGCTTCTACAGAGATAATACTTGAACTATCCGCTGTTCCTCTAGAGTCTGCTGCTTCTGAAGAGTGGGAACTGGGCCAACCTGAGGATGCACAGAAGGAGACCCATGTGGATGACGTGGCCGCTAGTGACAGAAAAAATATTCCCCCCAAGAAGAACCGAATGGAGCCACTCAAGATGGACATGTCTAGGCCACCAAAAATGGTGATGCCTCTCACGT cTTCCCAGATCTCTCTGCAGTGCCTGGAGTGTCACATCATCTTCAGCGACCACAAGA AAGAGCGCCACCTCAAGCAGAGTCACCCGGCAGAGTACGAGCAGTGCATGCTGGGGGATGCCCTGTTTGCCTGCTACGTCTGCGACCGCCACTTCACCAACTCCAGTGACCTTATGCTTCATCAGCGTGCGCACACGGAAAAGACACCCTTCAAGTGCCCCATCTGTGGTGAGGCCTTCAGCCGTTCCTCTGAGCTCACCCTCCATAAGAAGCTTCACTTCGGCCTGTACGGATACACCTGCGCAGACTGTGGAAAACCCTGCAAGACACTCACCTTACTGAAGTATCACCGCCGCACGCACACAGGGGAGAGGCCCTATGTCTGTAAGGAGTGTGGCAAGAGGTTTAGCATGTCCAAGGCCCTCCAGAAACACGCACTAGCGCATTTGCCGGAAGGAATGAAAGGAGACGTTGGAGGGATCACACCACCGACAAAGGCACAGCTAAAGAAGAATAGTG GCACTGCAGTGGTGAAATTGTCCTGCTCGGTGTGCAAGGCAACCTTCAAGACTGCCAAGACACGGCTGCATCACATGAAACACAAGCACAACCTGTGTGTTACAGCACCCAGCAGCACCACACTAGCTGGCCAACAGGTGAAGCTAGGTCAGCCCATCATAACCCAGGTTCATATGGGCCAGCCAACCTTTCTCCACATGGAACCCCTTGGGCCCCTCCACCAGGTGGAAAACATAGATACTGAACAAATCCGGAAACTAATAGAGTCTTTGGGGAACGTGCGCAAAGTGAACCAGGTGGTGATACTGGGTCAGGTGCTGCCACACGGTCAACCATTGGATCTACAGTGgctacagggaaagagagagcattTGCAATTCCGTTTTACTCAACCACATTTTATAGAGCTGAAAAAGATTGGGGGTGGAGACACTAAGTCAATGGGACTGGAACAGGCAAAGCCACAATGTGAATCGCTGGAACCAATTACTACATTGGAACCTGTAATATCAGATGGACAAATGGAGACCCCGTTACtttcacacacacaggaagttgCATACGCTGTGCCAGCTGAGCATGCTGGATTAAAACAAACACACGAAGGAGAGATGATTCCTCAGCAGTTACTTAGACAGACTGGTCAGGCAGTTGAAGAAGAGAACACTATGATTCAGACTGTGTCAGTGGAAGAGGTGTTCTGTCACAGTGAAACAGTTGAGCTCAGGGAAACGACTGAACAAAGTCAAACGGTTGTGTTGGAAGTCACTCCTTCACTGATACCAACTCTGGAATTGGAACAGACTCAAACCGATCAACAAGGACTTATGTCTGCTTCCTCACTACCAACATTTCTTTTTGAACAGACTTCTGGACAGAATCTAATGGTTCAGGAGGAAAATATCTCTGTACCGTCGCTCATACCAACAGTGGAGTTAAAGCTGAGGCCATTAAAAACTGACCAGCAGGAAGAACTCTCCACTTCCTCATTGGTACCAACAGTTAAGTTTGCACAAACTCCTCCTGGACAAACAAGCCAGGTaggagagacagccagacagatgGAGACATTACAGTTAGAGCAGATCTATTCCAGTATTGGACAGACACAACAGACAGGAATAGGACAGCGAAGATCAGTTGAGAAACCTCTTCTAGAAAACACAGAGAATGACCAGCAGCACATTTTGGAAAATCCTTGTGAAGGAAAGAAACAGACATCACAAGAGCAGTTGCAGACACTGATAGATAAGTCTGCTTCTAACAACGCACTGAACAGCAGAGAGCTACAACCTTGCACTCAGACGTCAGAAATATTCCCTCCGCCGTCCGAGACTAAAGCACCACAGAGTTCACAACTGCCTGTGCATTTGATGTCAGTACAAGAATTTGTAAAAGTGAGGAAGAGAAAGCAGCCAAATAACTCTATAGTGCAAGGAAATATGCAACAGCAGACGGTTGAGGTGAAAGGGGAGGCTGCCAAACGACCAAGAGCAACGAAAGCTCATCTTGTTGTGAAGTTTGGTCCTAAAGAAAGGCCTAAAAATCAGAAGCTTCCACAACCATCTAAGTTGCTTCAGAAAGGAGACCAGATTCAGGATATGAACCAAATGTGTGTCTCAGCTCAACCTGACAAAAACTTGCCCTTAAAGGTTGGTAAAGAAAAAACGGTCAAGAGGAAAAACAATATTTCCAAGTCAAAAATCAAATCCCCATCCATATTGTGTGACCCACATGTGCAGCAAGTCTTGCAGGTAGATGAGCAGGTGCATCAAGTGAAGCCGGGGAAGAAGAAAGTAGAAAAGCAAAAGTATGTAATTAGTGAGACTTGTTCTGAGCAGATTAGCGCTGAACCAATTAGCGAGCAAGAGGTGATCACACCACCCAAGCCAAAAAAGAAAAAGCAGCAGACGATAGCGCAGGAGGACCAGCCTAAGAAAACAAAGGGCCAAAAGATGTCAAAAATGGGGAGAAAGAAAAATAAACCGAATGTGAAAGCAAGCCCCAAAACAGAAGATATGCCCGACCCTGAAATAAAGCAACAGTCCCTTCTCCTACTGAAGGGTCACAAACAGCCCCAATTGAAAGTTTACAAATTAGATGCCTCAAAAGCCCCCCAAGGTCAAACAGATCTCCACCAAGACACCCATCCCATCCATAAGAAGAAAGGGCCAAAAAGCAAGCAACTAAAAATGCTAGCTGCTGGAGGGAAAAGAAAAGTAGGGAGACCCAAAAAGAACCACACAGCACTCTCTGTGTTGGCTCCTTTAAAGACTACGTCTCATTCTTCTGACACCTCTCCGACCAAGCCAAAGACCAGGAGGAAACGTAAGGCCCAAAAAGTGGAGACAGAGGGGCTCATCAGTGGCTCTCATTCCCCGCGAGCCCTTGAATGTAAGGACTGTGGTGAGAGGTTCTCTGACGTCTCGTCCCTCCAGGAGCACAAGGCAGCCCTGCATGCAGTGGAGAGCCCTGGTCTCACCTACACTAACGGCAACATCTTTGAGGGCGTTTCTGGGTCAGATCTAGGCCCGCCTCCACTTAAAGAGACTGAGGAGGTCATTGAAAATTCATTGAGTCAAAACACGTTTGGAATGCAGGTAGCATCTGACTGGGATATGGCGGTGGAGATGAGAGAGGTAGGgttgggagaaagaggggagcgAGTCTCTTTCCCAGCCCTaaacccttccctctctctgcctctggcTGCTGCACTTGTTGAAGGtggacagaaggaaagggagaagaaCATGAATAAAACCTCAGAGGGGATGGAATCATTTTCTCATATGGCACCAGATTCAACTCTTTCTTACTCCCCTCCACAAGTTCAATTTACTTATCTGGCCAAATCTGACAAGGTCCAACCCCTTCTGTCCGAGAATCTTTCTCCTACTCACCTCACACCCATAGCCCCCCTCCACAGCTGTCACCAAACAGGGGACACTAAGTCAGAGAGTCAGAGCAATATGAATGACACTGCTGATGCTCTCATACCTACCGTTTCTGGATTTGAGCACCTAGGGCCTATTGAGGATGAAATTAAAGAGGAGTTACTACTTGAGGTGGATTTGGTCACTGTTGGGGATGGGGACCAAAATGAGGGGGAACACCAGAGCTCACCGCATAAAGACAGTTCACAAAATGAGGGATCCAGCCTTCATGAAAACAGCACTCATGAAAACAATAGCACTCATGCACTATCTGCACATGCTCAGATTGAAAATGTGAATAGAACTGTAACAACACAAAATGTACAGACTAAATCCTGCCCCTCTGACCCGCTGGAGATCAAGCAAGAGGAGGAGGAAATTATGGTGCAGATGAGAGAAGTGGAAAAGAGGGGAGTGGGTAGAAGGAATTATACCaagggcaggagaagaggagttGGACGTGGGAGGAGAGGTTCAGCCACAAGGAAGGGTCGAGAAGGAGTGGGCATGAGAGAAATTGAACCAGAGAAAGAAATTGATGAATGTCAGGTAGTCTACCAGCTGTATTCACTCAATAATGATACTGAAATCAAGGATGAGGCAGACGTCACGACTCTCCATCCTGGTCAGTCATCTCCCATCAGTTTACAGACCGAGATCAGATCTATTTCTGAGCAAAACATGCTAACAGCTCCATGTCCATCTGGATCCTGCATCTCACCGCTTGAGGAGGACCCTGAGGACCAGGTAGTGTTTGAGCTTGAGTCAGTCACCACCAGTGTAGTGGAGGTGTTGAAGACCGAAGATGGGATGGTGATGAAAGGAGTAGCAGGGGACCAGGATGACAGGGACACTGGCCAATCCCCAGGCATCATACTGGAGAGGTTCCTCACCTCAAGGCAGAGCGAGGCAGCAGTGGGGGAGAATGGAGTGGTGCTCATGGTAGACTTGAGAGGTCAGGAGGTCAAGGTGGAGGAGAAAACCTCAGATTTGGTTCCTGTGCCACACACCTCTCATGCCAGACACACAGTGGAGCAGAGGGGGGTCAGGATGTATCTGCTGAAGCAGGAAAACAACCTGGTTTTGAATGACCCCCAGGTTAGTCAAGGTCAATCCCAATTGAATGTGGAGCACAGCAGTACCAGGCAGTGCATATTCTACCCCGTGAAGGAGGAGCGGGAGCTTCTGGATGAGCCATCTCAAAGTGAGCAGGGAGTACCAGCGCTGGTGGTGCCTGGAGAGGCCAAACTCAACCATCCAATGGAGAGACTATCTACTACCAACCCTGCAGTAGAGGAGTATGAGGTGAACAGGAGAGCAGCAAAGTTGAGATCTGAGATCAATGAGAATGGAGAAG GTGACCTAGACTTTGAGCAGCAAGACACCGAAGAGCTTGTTGATTTCCTACTTCAGAATTCTGACGAAGTGGAGTCCGAGGTTGTTGAATGTTCTGACCCGCAGCCTGACCTTGAGGCTGTAGTCATGGCCTGTTTCCATGACAGCAAAAACCATCCTCACTGCATTCAAATTATATACCAAACAA CTTGCCAACCACAGAAAGCCAGGCTCATTCAGTATCTATGGAAGGGTCCCAGGCAGGGACTGGCTACAGGAAACCCATTGATTACTTCTCCAAGTATTTTG TGGGACGCTTGGGCAGAGATTGCCCGTTGCACAAATAAAGTGTCCCATCTTTCAAACGCAGTATCAGCAAAAGAGGTGGCCCAGTTTGTCGGAATCCACATTGCCATGGGAACATTGAAG ttcccCAGTCTCAAGCTGTACTGGCAGGACTTCACCAGGGTGCCTCTGGTTGCTGACACCATGTCTGCCTCCCGCTTCTCCCAACTCTCCTGCAAACTGCAACTGGCATCTCCAGCTCCAGCAGGGGATCCCTTGGACACCCAGGAAGCTGGACACAGTGGTAATCCAGACAGGCCTAAGGAGGGAGACCCCACACGCAACCCTCTCAGAGCTTTACACACCCCAGCTAACCCTACAGTTGGCACAACTAGAGGTGAACTGGATGGCAGCGGCCACACACTTACACGCGGCCACAGTCAAATACAAGCTCTTAGCTCCAAGTCTGTGTCTGCAAAATCCACAACCCAGACGTCCACAGACCCTCACAGCATTTGGCAGAGGTGTGGGGACATGCCATCCAGTCAGGACTGTTTTAGTTTTAAAACTGACCCCCTTTGGAGGGTTAGACCGTTAATGGACCATGTTCGGGCTGGATGCCTGATGCTGAGAAGAGAGGGTGACCATGGAGTCGATCAATACCCTCTCCCTTTGACGTGTAGAGCGGTCAACAACAAGCGGCCCTCCTTGCACAGCACAGTCTTAGTTAGATCTGACGGTCTGATCATAGATTTCAAccttagtctggatctctccaaCAAAGAGGCCACTGTTGAGAAAATGGTGCCTagagatgggatggtgtatctctGCAAGCAGGAGCTCTCTACCCCTGCCATGTTGGAGCACCTCCTTGGGTCTGGGGTGCATGGTGCGGGAAAGGTGGGAGGAGCCAAAGGACAGATGGGTGATGAGTTTGTTAGCTCTGACGGGCGGCTGATGCTTCACAGGTACCATCTCGGCTTCATCCTCTCTACTGTAGGGAAGGCCCAGCAGAACATGGCATCGCTCGTCGACAGCTTCGAGAAGGCTCAAAAAGCAACCAGCCTCAATAGAGACTTACTGAATCTCTACCATTCCCCACTCTCAGCCTCAGAACCAACTAGCTGGCCACAGGCTGTTCTGTGGTACCTTACAGATCTGGCTCTGGTAAACTCATGGATGCAGTACAGGCAGGATCATGTTCCTCTGCCTGAGCCTTTGAACCTCATGGCATTCAGGCTAGAGGTCTCCAAGGCCTTGATCCTCTCTAGTGGCTCAGACACCCAGGACTCAGCCCCTCCGCACCCCCCTCAGAAATTACACTCCCCGGGCACAGCCCCAGATCCTGGCCTGTTACAGGATAGTCCTCTCCCTGACATGGCCACGCAGTACGACGGTTCGGGCCACTGGCCGGAGCAGCTTGGGGAGGGAGAAGGTGGCAGGTGCCGCTTCGGAGGCTGTGAGCGACTGTCTCGAGTACGATGCCTCAAGTGTTGCgtgtttctctgtatctctcgtaATCACAACTGCTTCTTGAATTTCCACAGTCAAGGGACTTTTTGA
- the LOC135521996 gene encoding LOW QUALITY PROTEIN: zinc finger protein Xfin-like (The sequence of the model RefSeq protein was modified relative to this genomic sequence to represent the inferred CDS: inserted 2 bases in 2 codons): MHPCRNCGKYFTRSDNRNFHEKTCNSAKPLQKNTIEIRTSSRDKLQHKCPHCPSKFKYRSFLLRHIGSHTGEKSYPCMHCGHSYGIQSRCLQHEAFCDGVNRQKPPSASLSEYKCNICTKIFMKSRNLRRHILTHTEVKPYRCKACDSCFSRHDHLKLHQSRCKGKRRRLEVRIAKVSLADVGRGWQNNLNITDSGKQQGFDCNICSKIFPSHSIMSRHIAMSHAIRTVSSFTHEKSLKRHIGACQRFYAKTKLSEKLNVTSPPSRETNRLLQRIQLQYKDKRKFKCTFCPRLFKSGEQLRVHTRLHTGEKPFGCSNCGERFIRRDYLQRHLNRCKGEPLDRVLCDRCGDVFSQDELENHQLTCVVKCKSPARSRTESTTRSPPKGFSCANCSARFLLFSQLQQHFLNTHRDTPANQASPLEEQLSSMVNIKEEPMDEGYGDTWQNSDNNLMLDQDGDPNDMNKPIKCPQCNLHFGNKGGFSRHMRTHLGEYPFNCKKCNKGFWNKNLCRKHVRKCRLLKVTKEEVNTDSVITSELDPTLKETVLVFDQGYKTTGTGVLQTNFSCKDDLKDLTLQNSSGNQGKGRSSHDRRHSGQQVPGNKYQCSECDRSFTDGLLLISHLEDHGREELERKRNXCQPCGKTFANPSDLARHMRGHWNEKIFSCPQCPQTFPCPSDLDIHRTCHDSNRPFVCKECQQRFWTSQSLENHQSQAHSKELIHTCHVCNKNYSIRSSLVKHIRMKHQTQKNMDVVIHVKEKETAVPEKFDMDVDVDGGSNASNDEDENDANEDNDSDSADYXPCHVCGKTFTTSESLEDHQRCHLGEKPHECAECGKCFFQAGQLQQHLRSHKSEYQCQICGRGFVSLFALRKHKHTHGKSRQHRCSKCPLSFTGPSQLAEHMGTHRDDNFPCDICDRTFSCKMSRAEHRKIHTETEDVPPERTASPSHTASSSTMKHLQYRCGVCNERFKEPEQLSEHGCLAARERPYSCHECNKHFLQASHLNKHELSHYQIPQSYVYRCNQCHMSFNYRHNFVSHLNEHGDDEAAAEALKGGSVTNAWETVSEKRTIYKCPICPHRFAHAIELASHLSIHSENTFACSVCKLTFPNKSKLEEHERSHLTAATQYECTECGQSFLGSDFPQHHCARRQHAVIDHERPHLSNRQSMEEELDVGGDFFNCTVCLMRFSSRGSLQQHLNKEHHNERPFKCQSCGKTFALKRYLRDHERRQHKFGTERAHPTYKATDSESQYKCSVCPKTLTSAHDLSLHMKVHTEQESGGDHRCDMCYKSFSRLSLLRQHQESHVGQVVYECTECDKAFAFPHLLEEHQMSHAAGP, from the exons ATGCATCCTTGCAGGAATTGTGGAAAGTACTTTACAAGGAGTGATAATCGGAATTTCCATGAGAAGACTTGCAACTCTGCCAAGCCCTTGCAAAAAAACACCATAGAAATTAGGACCAGTAGCAGGGACAAGTTGCAGCACAAATGCCCCCACTGTCCAAGCAAGTTCAAGTACAGAAGTTTTCTCCTGAGACATATTGGGTCACACACTGGAGAAAAATCATATCCATGCATGCACTGTGGTCACAGCTATGGAATCCAATCACGATGCTTACAGCATGAAGCTTTCTGTGATGGTGTTAATAGACAAAAGCCACCAAGCGCCAGCCTTAGTGAATATAAGTGCAATATCTGCACAAAAATCTTCATGAAATCCCGAAACTTAAGGCGGCACATCCTAACGCACACAGAGGTAAAGCCATATCGCTGTAAAGCCTGTGACAGCTGTTTCTCCAGACATGATCATCTAAAACTGCACCAGAGTCGCTGCAAAGGGAAAAGACGACGTTTAGAGGTTCGCATTGCCAAAGTTAGTCTTGCAGATGTTGGAAGGGGCTGGCAAAATAACCTGAACATTACCGATTCAGGAAAGCAACAAGGGTTTGACTGCAACATATGTTCAAAGATCTTCCCCTCTCACAGCATTATGTCCCGACATATTGCCATGTCGCATGCTATAAGAACCGTCAGTTCATTTACTCACGAAAAATCACTGAAGAGACACATTGGTGCATGTCAAAGATTTTACGCAAAAACAAAGCTTTCAGAAAAGCTAAATGTTACAAGCCCACCATCTAGAGAGACAAACAGACTTCTACAGAGGATCCAGCTGCAATATAAAGACAAACGCAAATTCAAATGTACCTTTTGCCCTCGCCTTTTCAAAAGTGGTGAGCAATTGAGGGTGCACACCCGCTTGCATACAGGGGAGAAACCTTTTGGATGTTCTAATTGTGGTGAAAGATTTATCCGTAGGGACTACCTGCAGCGCCATTTGAACAGGTGCAAAGGGGAACCTCTTGACAGAGTGCTTTGTGACAGATGTGGCGACGTATTTTCGCAAGACGAACTCGAGAACCATCAACTAACATGTGTTGTCAAGTGTAAATCACCTGCCCGTAGTCGAACTGAGTCCACTACTCGCAGTcccccaaaagggttctcctgtgCTAATTGCAGTGCCCGCTTCCTGCTGTTCTCACAGCTCCAGCAACACTTTCTCAACACGCATAGAGACACTCCTGCAAATCAGGCTTCACCTCTAGAGGAGCAGTTGTCTAGCATGGTGAACATAAAAGAGGAGCCTATGGATGAAGGATATGGTGACACTTGGCAGAATAGTGATAACAATCTCATGCTTGATCAAGACGGTGATCCAAACGATATGAACAAACCCATTAAATGTCCACAGTGCAACTTGCACTTTGGAAATAAGGGTGGATTTTCCAGACACATGCGTACACATTTAGGAGAGTACCCATTCAACTGCAAGAAATGCAATAAAGGCTTTTGGAACAAAAACTTATGTCGGAAACATGTAAGGAAATGTAGACTTTTAAAGGTCACGAAGGAAGAAGTTAACACGGACTCTGTAATTACTTCAGAGCTGGATCCCACTCTTAAAGAGACTGTCCTAGTCTTCGACCAAGGTTACAAAACAACAGGCACTGGGGTTTTGCAGACTAATTTCTCCTGCAAAGATGACTTGAAGGATTTAACACTGCAGAATTCCTCTGGAAATCAAGGCAAAGGAAGATCTTCCCATGATAGAAGACATAGTGGTCAACAAGTCCCAGGCAACAAGTACCAGTGCTCAGAGTGTGATAGAAGTTTCACAGATGGGCTTCTGCTCATCAGCCATTTAGAGGACCATGGGCGGGAGGAGCTAGAAAGAAAAAGAA TCTGCCAGCCTTGTGGTAAGACGTTTGCTAATCCTTCAGACCTAGCAAGGCATATGAGAGGCCACTGGAATGAGAAGATCTTTTCTTGCCCACAATGTCCACAGACTTTTCCCTGTCCTTCTGACCTTGACATCCATAGAACTTGTCATGACTCAAATAGACCATTTGTCTGCAAAGAGTGTCAACAAAGGTTTTGGACTAGTCAATCTTTAGAAAACCATCAAAGCCAAGCTCATTCAAAAGAACTAATTCATACATGCCATGTCTGTAACAAGAACTATTCAATCAGAAGTTCACTTGTTAAACATATTAGGATGAAGCATCAAACCCAGAAGAACATGGATGTTGTTATCCACGTGAAGGAAAAGGAGACTGCAGTGCCAGAGAAATTTGACATGGACGTTGATGTGGATGGAGGAAGTAATGCAAGTAATGATGAAGATGAAAATGATGCTAATGAAGACAATGACTCTGACTCTGCTGACT TTCCCTGCCATGTCTGTGGGAAAACGTTCACCACATCAGAAAGCCTTGAGGATCACCAACGCTGTCACCTCGGTGAAAAACCTCATGAGTGTGCAGAATGTGGCAAATGTTTTTTCCAGGCAGGGCAACTGCAACAGCACCTTCGGAGCCACAAGTCTGAGTATCAGTGTCAAATATGTGGCAGAGGCTTTGTCTCACTCTTTGCCTTACGCAAACACAAGCATACTCATGGAAAGAGCCGTCAACACCGTTGCTCCAAGTGCCCGCTCAGCTTCACAGGGCCCTCGCAGCTGGCAGAGCACATGGGCACCCACCGTGATGACAATTTCCCTTGTGATATATGTGATCGCACATTCTCCTGCAAGATGAGTCGGGCAGAGCACCGGAAAATCCACACTGAGACAGAGGATGTTCCACCAGAGAGGACTGCATCCCCCTCTCATACAGCCTCTTCCTCTACAATGAAACACCTTCAATATCGTTGTGGGGTTTGTAATGAACGTTTCAAAGAACCAGAACAACTGTCTGAGCATGGGTGCCTGGCTGCCAGAGAGCGACCTTATTCATGCCATGAATGTAATAAGCATTTCTTGCAAGCGTCTCACTTAAATAAGCATGAGCTCAGTCACTACCAAATACCACAATCATACGTGTATCGGTGCAATCAATGCCACATGAGTTTCAACTACCGTCACAATTTTGTCAGTCATTTAAATGAACACGGTGACGATGAGGCTGCAGCAGAAGCTCTGAAAGGAGGCTCAGTGACAAATGCTTGGGAAACTGTTTCAGAGAAGAGAACCATTTACAAATGCCCAATTTGCCCTCACAGGTTTGCTCATGCCATAGAATTGGCAAGTCACCTTTCAATACACTCAGAGAACACATTTGCTTGCAGTGTTTGCAAGTTGACATTTCCCAACAAAAGCAAGCTTGAAGAACATGAGCGGAGCCATCTGACTGCTGCAACACAATACGAGTGCACTGAGTGTGGTCAGAGCTTCTTGGGTAGTGATTTCCCCCAGCACCACTGTGCACGTCGGCAACATGCTGTTATAGACCATGAACGCCCACATCTGTCTAATAGACAGTCAATGGAGGAAGAGCTGGATGTTGGGGGGGACTTCTTTAATTGTACTGTCTGCTTAATGCGATTCTCTTCTCGCGGTAGTCTCCAGCAGCATCTAAACAAAGAGCATCACAATGAACGGCCATTCAAGTGCCAGTCTTGTGGAAAGACCTTTGCTCTGAAGAGATATCTCAGAGACCATGAGCGAAGACAACATAAGTTTGGCACTGAACGAGCCCATCCGACATACAAAGCCACAGACAGTGAGAGCCAGTACAAGTGCTCAGTTTGCCCCAAAACATTAACCTCGGCACACGACCTGTCATTGCATATGAAAGTGCACACCGAACAGGAATCTGGAGGAGACCACCGTTGTGACATGTGCTACAAATCATTCAGTCGACTGTCTCTTCTCAGGCAGCATCAAGAAAGTCATGTTGGGCAAGTTGTATATGAATGCACAGAGTGTGACAAAGCGTTTGCTTTCCCACATCTTCTAGAGGAACATCAAATGTCTCATGCTGCTGGACCATAA